One part of the Glycine max cultivar Williams 82 chromosome 14, Glycine_max_v4.0, whole genome shotgun sequence genome encodes these proteins:
- the LOC100306285 gene encoding uncharacterized protein LOC100306285, whose amino-acid sequence MARPLLSNLLLSSMPISTLFLAILSVLCVFSIITFLCGSDKLKNLHKEAEKATTRSSNSKEHKLISKLNSNINNRALSMVKMISWRKVREGEVEGDYSDQDEEALWRKNILMGEKCRPLNFSGKFENDSEEKS is encoded by the coding sequence ATGGCGAGGCCTCTTCTCAGTAATCTTCTACTCTCCTCCATGCCCATCTCCACACTTTTCTTAGCTATACTCTCAGTCTTGTGTGTATTTTCCATCATCACTTTTCTCTGTGGTTCTGACAAACTGAAGAACCTCCACAAAGAAGCAGAGAAAGCAACAACAAGATCATCGAATTCGAAGGAGCACAAACTGATTTCGAAGCTGAACAGCAATATTAATAACAGGGCACTCTCCATGGTGAAGATGATTTCTTGGAGGAAAGTGCGGGAGGGAGAAGTGGAGGGAGATTACAGTGACCAAGATGAAGAAGCCCTTTGGAGGAAGAACATCTTGATGGGAGAAAAGTGTCGTCCTCTTAACTTTTCTGGGAAGTTTGAGAATGATTCTGAAGAGAAAAGTTAA